One genomic window of Sebastes umbrosus isolate fSebUmb1 chromosome 15, fSebUmb1.pri, whole genome shotgun sequence includes the following:
- the LOC119503812 gene encoding zinc finger protein 691-like, with protein MSRVQKLRDFVSERLNAAAEDILGAFEKSIVKYEEEAVLCREVISRQHALLCALHKPLMELPTADAFTQQLLERTEEVPSEHQDQEGEQLQGLDEADIIQFTYNPRRASRPGEDVDLLAARSARVKPGPAVPDQEVHLVSSETEDSDDYSKDSIDTRSASNQLKPKRIRRPRGPFSCRVCSRTFKAHRFLIRHVNKAHLQEAEPVCGLCGERFEAAENLKLHIQTHRTTQRRKVELENQTRTRTRTRTRTRSRGRQFHQPETKVNTGEKPHTCDDCGKTFPQVWKKRRHRCPSQVEGGRSMQKKKKR; from the exons ATGTCCCGGGTCCAGAAGCTCCGTGACTTCGTCAGTGAGCGACTCAACGCGGCGGCCGAAGACATTTTAGGAGCTTTTGAGAAATCAATCGTTAAATATGAAGAAGAAGCGGTTCTATGTCGCGAGGTGATCTCCCGACAGCACGCGCTGCTCTGCGCGCTCCACAAACCGCTCATGGAGCTCCCGACCGCAG ACGCCTTCACACAGCAGCTGCTGGAGAGAACCGAGGAGGTTCCCTCTGAGCACCAGGaccaggagggagagcagcttcaaggCCTGGACGAGGCCGACATCATCCAGTTCACCTATAATCCCAGGAGGGCATCGAGGCCAGGTGAAGACGTGGACCTGCTAGCTGCCAGGTCCGCCCGGGTAAAACCAGGACCAGCAGTTCCAGATCAGGAAGTCCATCTGGTGTCGTCTGAGACTGAAGACAGCGACGACTACAGCAAAGACTCGATCGACACCAGGTCTGCTTCAAACCAGCTGAAACCAAAGAGGATCCGAAGACCAAGAGGACCGTTCAGCTGCCGGGTCTGCAGCCGGACCTTTAAGGCCCATCGGTTTCTGATCCGCCACGTTAACAAAGCTCACCTGCAGGAGGCAGAGCCGGTCTGCGGTCTGTGCGGTGAACGGTTCGAAGCAGCAGAGAATCTGAAGCTCCACATCCAGACTCACCGGACCACTCAGAGGAGGAAGGTGGAGCTGGAGAAccagaccaggaccaggaccagaaccagaaccagaaccaggtccAGAGGGAGACAGTTTCACCAGCCAGAAACCAAAGTCAACACTGGCGAGAAACCACACACCTGTGATGACTGTGGGAAGACGTTTCCACAGGTGTGGAAGAAGAGAAGGCACAGGTGTCCCTCACAGGTTGAGGGAGGTAGAAgcatgcagaagaagaagaagaggtag